CATGACCTGCGGGATTACTCCCTGAATAAGCATAAGAAGGTGGATGATTATCCCTTCGGAGGCGGGGTTGGCCTGGTGATGAACGTGGAACCCATCTCCCGAGCCATTGAAGCCATTAAGAAAGAGGTCCCAAAAGCCCGGACGCTGTTAATGTCACCCAGCGGCAAACCGTTCAATCAGGAAAAGGCCAGGGAACTTTCCGCCGAAAGTAATTTGATTCTGGTGTGCGGTCGCTATGAAGGCATTGATGAAAGAGTCCGTCTCCATTGCGTCGATGAAGAGATATCTATTGGCGACTATGTTTTATCCGGAGGGGAGATTCCGGCAATGGCGGTTGTCGATGCTGTGGCCCGATTGGTCCCCGGTGTGCTGGGCGATGAAAATTCGATTGTCGAGGAATCCTTTTCGGATTCGCTTTTGGAATACCCGCAATACACCAGGCCAAGGGATTTCAACGGATACAAGGTCCCTGAGGTACTCGTTTCCGGCAACCATAAAGAAATACAGAACTGGCAACGCAAGGAATCCTTGAAGAAAACCGCTGAAGTGAGACCGGATCTGCTGAATAAACTCAAACTTACGGATCAAGATAAAGTGGCCCTGAAAGAACTGAACATTGGCTGAAGGGTTCCACTCAAATATTCATATGGCGCTGGTGCATTTTCCGGTTTATAACAAGATCGG
The Nitrospinota bacterium genome window above contains:
- the trmD gene encoding tRNA (guanosine(37)-N1)-methyltransferase TrmD gives rise to the protein MFESPFNESILKRGHEKGLLEFRTHDLRDYSLNKHKKVDDYPFGGGVGLVMNVEPISRAIEAIKKEVPKARTLLMSPSGKPFNQEKARELSAESNLILVCGRYEGIDERVRLHCVDEEISIGDYVLSGGEIPAMAVVDAVARLVPGVLGDENSIVEESFSDSLLEYPQYTRPRDFNGYKVPEVLVSGNHKEIQNWQRKESLKKTAEVRPDLLNKLKLTDQDKVALKELNIG